Proteins from one Ammospiza nelsoni isolate bAmmNel1 chromosome 18, bAmmNel1.pri, whole genome shotgun sequence genomic window:
- the CFAP251 gene encoding cilia- and flagella-associated protein 251 isoform X2, whose product MHEPRTLPEERLPKPHGVTATKVVTMQEESLTVLQVLDSYIVTGDVNGQVKFYDGQLRLLTIYSHDKVGPIQSISFSTILRDVPGALPSSRQPFLTRNFILSTSDATMFHVATDSTNFGRIMTEAKKAVNAIACHPQEPLVAVGSHCGLLKVWDYKQTQYLVSRIFTEAGIQCLSYDPEGHLLAAGFTDGRVYILDAISLQSICDEFQCSQGPVTHIGFSHDSKYLATADETYSVTVYKRVLQNESRCWEHLAGLVSHYKPIRGILFGVHPDSHKPRLLSLGEDRQLVEYDLNSSIKDHLVVTHRDRLEQAAVPLCLTWFPQLSTESFFLTANNCYKMKLYNSTTKVCRKTLLGPTYGSPLEKIQILPRTSSADPRQHYLVYITKDKVGLQMLPVDGNPHKSSAFICHPDGAADFAVSHDGRYVFTAGGRERTFMKWKVNLHALDAAAFLGGEDLIPFYNLLDGGREGKFFRDMEDYFYYVQLCSQGIKTLETRQVSTHIPLEEIPSVMRAIGFYPSEEEIEEMINEVKFSKYADTGEEVTKINLDDFIKLYINHRPALGLSMKTIQRAFEVLGYDNKEGDKVIDRGDFLSLLQCRGEQMTEDELTECLITLLGKRPRKEGFELDTHPPTGAAALTEEDIPAEITAEVFVADILGLPIAEPEKKEQKEKEESLTYKGPES is encoded by the exons ATGCACGAGCCCCGCACCCTCCCCGAGGAGCGGCTGCCCAAACCCCACGGAGTGACGGCCACCAAGGTGGTGACAATGCAGGAGGAGAGCCTTACCGTGCTCCAGGTGTTGGACAG ctaTATAGTCACAGGAGATGTGAACGGGCAGGTTAAATTCTACGATGGGCAGCTGCGGCTCCTCACCATCTACAGCCACGACAAAGTGGGTCCCATCCAGTCCATCTCCTTCTCCACAATCCTTCGGGATGTTCCCGGTGCCCTCCCAAGCAGCAGGCAGCCCTTTCTCACCAG GAACTTTATCCTTTCAACCTCTGATGCAACCATGTTCCATGTTGCAACAGACAGCACAAACTTTGGAAGAATCATGACAGAGGCGAAGAAAGCTGTGAATGCCATTGCCTGCCACCCTCAGGAGCCGCTGGTGGCTGTGGGGAGTCACTGTGGGCTGCTCAAGGTGTGGGACTACAAGCAGACCCAGTACCTCGTCAGCAGGATATTCACTGAGGCTGGAATCCAGTGCTTATCCTATGATCCTGAAG GTCATTTGCTGGCCGCTGGTTTTACTGATGGAAGGGTTTACATCCTTGATGCAATTTCCCTTCAGTCCATCTGCGACGAATTCCAGTGCTCGCAAGGTCCCGTGACTCACATCGGCTTCTCTCACGATTCCAAGTACCTCGCAACAGCT GATGAGACTTATTCAGTGACTGTTTACAAGAGAGTCCTGCAGAATGAGAGCAGATGCTGGGagcacctggcagggctggtgtccCACTACAAACCCATCCGGGGCATCCTCTTCGGGGTCCACCCAGACAGCCACAAGCCCAGGCTCCTGAGCCTCGGGGAGGACCGGCAACTG GTTGAATATGACCTGAACAGCAGCATCAAGGACCACTTGGTGgtcacacacagggacaggctggagcaggctgcagtgcccctgTGCTTGACCTGGttcccacagctcagcactgaGTCCTTTTTCCTCACTGCCAACAACTGCTACAAAATGAAGCTCTACAACTCAACAACCAAAGTGTGCAG AAAGACCCTTTTGGGACCAACCTATGGCTCCCCCTTGGAGAAGATACAAATCCTCCCTAGGACAAGCTCTGCAGACCCCCGGCAACACTACCTGGTGTACATTACAAAGGACAAG GTGGGTTTGCAGATGCTGCCTGTTGATGGCAACCCCCACAAGTCCTCGGCCTTCATTTGCCACCCGGACGGTGCCGCTGACTTTGCCGTCTCCCACGACGGCCGCTACGTCTTCACAGCCGGGGGCAGGGAGCGCACGTTCATGAAATGGAAGGTCAACCTACA TGCCttggatgctgctgctttcctgggtGGGGAGGACCTGATCCCATTCTACAACCTCCTGGATGGTGGCAGAGAAGGCAAATTCTTCAGG GACATGGAGGACTATTTTTACTACGTACAGCTGTGCAGCCAAGGTATCAAAACACTGGAGACCAGACAGGTGTCAACACATATTCCTTTGGAGGAAATTCCTTCTGTAATGAGAGCAATAGGATTTTATCCATCAGAGGAAGAG ATTGAAGAAATGATAAATGAAGTAAAATTCAGCAAGTATGCAGATACTGGAGAAGAAGTGACAAAAATCAATTTAGATGATTTTATCAAACTTTATATAAATCATCGACCTGCACTCGGCTTGTCAATGAAAACCATACAACGAGCATTTGAGGTTCTTGGTTATGATAACAAGGAGGGAGACAAAGTTATTGACAGAGGAGACTTCCTGTCACTGCTTCAGTGCAGAG GGGAGCAGATGACAGAGGATGAGCTGACTGAGTGTCTGATCACCCTGCTGGGCAAGAGACCCAGGAAAGAAGGATTTGAGCTGGACACCCACCCTCCCACAG GTGCAGCAGCTTTGACTGAAGAAGACATTCCAGCAGAAATTACAGCAGAGGTATTTGTTGCAGACATTCTCGGCTTACCTATTGCtgaaccagaaaaaaaagaacagaaggaaaaagaagaatctTTGACCTACAAAGGCCCAGAATCATAG
- the CFAP251 gene encoding cilia- and flagella-associated protein 251 isoform X1, which translates to MIIVWDSYSGVPVRTIFQSHAEDGLCAIAISQDAKYLVTISAAAVQKVSVWRWTWLTGEPTCSTELDPEFGYQDYVIFNPQNPHEFVSNSKSQVIFYLWDDSGLQYGAPFLINQTFKCVVGQFSQSVFHFNNTQALTGTSAGKLVVWDMHEPRTLPEERLPKPHGVTATKVVTMQEESLTVLQVLDSYIVTGDVNGQVKFYDGQLRLLTIYSHDKVGPIQSISFSTILRDVPGALPSSRQPFLTRNFILSTSDATMFHVATDSTNFGRIMTEAKKAVNAIACHPQEPLVAVGSHCGLLKVWDYKQTQYLVSRIFTEAGIQCLSYDPEGHLLAAGFTDGRVYILDAISLQSICDEFQCSQGPVTHIGFSHDSKYLATADETYSVTVYKRVLQNESRCWEHLAGLVSHYKPIRGILFGVHPDSHKPRLLSLGEDRQLVEYDLNSSIKDHLVVTHRDRLEQAAVPLCLTWFPQLSTESFFLTANNCYKMKLYNSTTKVCRKTLLGPTYGSPLEKIQILPRTSSADPRQHYLVYITKDKVGLQMLPVDGNPHKSSAFICHPDGAADFAVSHDGRYVFTAGGRERTFMKWKVNLHALDAAAFLGGEDLIPFYNLLDGGREGKFFRDMEDYFYYVQLCSQGIKTLETRQVSTHIPLEEIPSVMRAIGFYPSEEEIEEMINEVKFSKYADTGEEVTKINLDDFIKLYINHRPALGLSMKTIQRAFEVLGYDNKEGDKVIDRGDFLSLLQCRGEQMTEDELTECLITLLGKRPRKEGFELDTHPPTGAAALTEEDIPAEITAEVFVADILGLPIAEPEKKEQKEKEESLTYKGPES; encoded by the exons ATGATCATCGTGTGGGACTCCTACTCTGG GGTTCCCGTGCGCACCATCTTCCAGAGCCACGCGGAGGACGGGCTCTGTGCCATCGCCATTTCCCAGGATGCCAAGTATTTGGTGACCattagtgctgctgctgtgcag AAAGTTTCTGTTTGGAGATGGACTTGGCTCACAGGGGAACCCACGTGCAGCACAGAACTGGACCCTGAGTTTGGCTATCAG GATTATGTCATTTTTAACCCTCAAAATCCCCATGAGTTTGTCAGCAACAGCAAAAGCCAGGTGATATTTTACCTGTGG GATGATTCTGGTCTGCAGTATGGGGCACCATTCCTGATCAACCAG ACGTTCAAGTGCGTGGTGGGACAGTTCAGCCAGTCAGTTTTCCACTTTAACAACACCCAAGCTCTGACGGGCACGTCGGCCGGGAAGTTGGTGGTGTGGGACATGCACGAGCCCCGCACCCTCCCCGAGGAGCGGCTGCCCAAACCCCACGGAGTGACGGCCACCAAGGTGGTGACAATGCAGGAGGAGAGCCTTACCGTGCTCCAGGTGTTGGACAG ctaTATAGTCACAGGAGATGTGAACGGGCAGGTTAAATTCTACGATGGGCAGCTGCGGCTCCTCACCATCTACAGCCACGACAAAGTGGGTCCCATCCAGTCCATCTCCTTCTCCACAATCCTTCGGGATGTTCCCGGTGCCCTCCCAAGCAGCAGGCAGCCCTTTCTCACCAG GAACTTTATCCTTTCAACCTCTGATGCAACCATGTTCCATGTTGCAACAGACAGCACAAACTTTGGAAGAATCATGACAGAGGCGAAGAAAGCTGTGAATGCCATTGCCTGCCACCCTCAGGAGCCGCTGGTGGCTGTGGGGAGTCACTGTGGGCTGCTCAAGGTGTGGGACTACAAGCAGACCCAGTACCTCGTCAGCAGGATATTCACTGAGGCTGGAATCCAGTGCTTATCCTATGATCCTGAAG GTCATTTGCTGGCCGCTGGTTTTACTGATGGAAGGGTTTACATCCTTGATGCAATTTCCCTTCAGTCCATCTGCGACGAATTCCAGTGCTCGCAAGGTCCCGTGACTCACATCGGCTTCTCTCACGATTCCAAGTACCTCGCAACAGCT GATGAGACTTATTCAGTGACTGTTTACAAGAGAGTCCTGCAGAATGAGAGCAGATGCTGGGagcacctggcagggctggtgtccCACTACAAACCCATCCGGGGCATCCTCTTCGGGGTCCACCCAGACAGCCACAAGCCCAGGCTCCTGAGCCTCGGGGAGGACCGGCAACTG GTTGAATATGACCTGAACAGCAGCATCAAGGACCACTTGGTGgtcacacacagggacaggctggagcaggctgcagtgcccctgTGCTTGACCTGGttcccacagctcagcactgaGTCCTTTTTCCTCACTGCCAACAACTGCTACAAAATGAAGCTCTACAACTCAACAACCAAAGTGTGCAG AAAGACCCTTTTGGGACCAACCTATGGCTCCCCCTTGGAGAAGATACAAATCCTCCCTAGGACAAGCTCTGCAGACCCCCGGCAACACTACCTGGTGTACATTACAAAGGACAAG GTGGGTTTGCAGATGCTGCCTGTTGATGGCAACCCCCACAAGTCCTCGGCCTTCATTTGCCACCCGGACGGTGCCGCTGACTTTGCCGTCTCCCACGACGGCCGCTACGTCTTCACAGCCGGGGGCAGGGAGCGCACGTTCATGAAATGGAAGGTCAACCTACA TGCCttggatgctgctgctttcctgggtGGGGAGGACCTGATCCCATTCTACAACCTCCTGGATGGTGGCAGAGAAGGCAAATTCTTCAGG GACATGGAGGACTATTTTTACTACGTACAGCTGTGCAGCCAAGGTATCAAAACACTGGAGACCAGACAGGTGTCAACACATATTCCTTTGGAGGAAATTCCTTCTGTAATGAGAGCAATAGGATTTTATCCATCAGAGGAAGAG ATTGAAGAAATGATAAATGAAGTAAAATTCAGCAAGTATGCAGATACTGGAGAAGAAGTGACAAAAATCAATTTAGATGATTTTATCAAACTTTATATAAATCATCGACCTGCACTCGGCTTGTCAATGAAAACCATACAACGAGCATTTGAGGTTCTTGGTTATGATAACAAGGAGGGAGACAAAGTTATTGACAGAGGAGACTTCCTGTCACTGCTTCAGTGCAGAG GGGAGCAGATGACAGAGGATGAGCTGACTGAGTGTCTGATCACCCTGCTGGGCAAGAGACCCAGGAAAGAAGGATTTGAGCTGGACACCCACCCTCCCACAG GTGCAGCAGCTTTGACTGAAGAAGACATTCCAGCAGAAATTACAGCAGAGGTATTTGTTGCAGACATTCTCGGCTTACCTATTGCtgaaccagaaaaaaaagaacagaaggaaaaagaagaatctTTGACCTACAAAGGCCCAGAATCATAG